A window of the Zeugodacus cucurbitae isolate PBARC_wt_2022May chromosome 2, idZeuCucr1.2, whole genome shotgun sequence genome harbors these coding sequences:
- the LOC105219849 gene encoding fork head domain-containing protein FD4 produces MPRPPRESYGDQKPPYSYISLTAMAIWNSPEKMLPLSDIYKFIIDRFPYYRKNTQRWQNSLRHNLSFNDCFIKVPRIPERPGKGAYWALHPQAIDMFENGSLLRRRKRFKLHKHDKDYLKEGLATWANLNRFFFKSNTPQNTSITPSELPLINDSSLYLTNVANIPTLTQRSGGNPHPITNFTTTAISLGYPQVAMTTNTDATFSNILHRSHAISPITDGSTIINKSRQKRSFTIESLITPDKLDSMSMKSITSDEKFCSERLETETFEQNSRTTISTEMNHQSLPPLHTITENTDMSFLHYSRSGQNPINLEPCLNVTSVYDIPLHPILMMKSPLGNLQPLYFTNVDPQPRLSSSL; encoded by the coding sequence ATGCCAAGACCTCCGAGGGAATCATATGGCGATCAAAAGCCTCCGTATTCATATATTTCCTTAACGGCTATGGCTATTTGGAACTCACCCGAAAAAATGTTACCTCTGAgtgatatttacaaatttataataGATCGATTTCCTTACTACCGAAAAAACACACAACGATGGCAAAATTCTTTACGGCATAATCTCAGTTTTAATGATTGCTTTATAAAGGTTCCTCGAATACCAGAACGACCAGGTAAAGGTGCTTACTGGGCTCTTCATCCACAAGCAATTGACATGTTTGAAAATGGTAGCTTACTACGGCGGCGGAAACGCTTCAAATTACATAAACACGATAAAGATTATTTGAAAGAGGGACTGGCTACATGGGCGAATCTTAATCGTTTCTTTTTTAAAAGTAACACACCACAAAACACATCAATTACACCATCAGAATTACCATTAATTAATGACTCCTCGCTATATTTAACTAATGTAGCAAATATACCTACACTAACTCAACGTTCTGGCGGAAACCCGCATCCTATCACAAATTTCACAACCACTGCCATATCATTAGGATATCCACAAGTTGCAATGACTACAAATACTGATGCAACATTCTCGAATATATTGCATCGGTCCCATGCCATATCACCAATTACGGATGGATCAACCATTATTAACAAATCTAGACAAAAGCGTTCTTTTACTATTGAAAGTCTTATAACGCCCGATAAACTGGATTCAATGTCCATGAAAAGCATTACCAGTGATGAGAAATTTTGTTCTGAAAGACTGGAAACAGAAACGTTCGAACAAAACAGTCGGACCACAATAAGTACTGAAATGAACCATCAATCACTTCCTCCGCTGCACACCATTACTGAAAATACCGACATGTCCTTTCTACATTATAGTAGGTCGGGACAAAACCCCATCAATTTGGAACCATGCTTAAATGTCACATCAGTTTACGATATTCCGCTACACCCAATATTAATGATGAAATCTCCGCTTGGAAATTTACAACCGTTATATTTCACAAATGTTGATCCACAGCCTCGACTGAGTTCCAGCCTGTGA